From Arachis stenosperma cultivar V10309 chromosome 2, arast.V10309.gnm1.PFL2, whole genome shotgun sequence, one genomic window encodes:
- the LOC130962893 gene encoding uncharacterized protein LOC130962893 produces the protein MSPYQLVYGKACHLPVELEHKVYWAIRYLNLDSEAAGIKRMLQLNELDEFRYSAYENAKLYKERTKLLHDKKIAIRVFEPGQKVLLYNSRLKFFPGKLISRWSGPFVVTRASPYGHVEIQEENSDRKFTANGQRLKHYLGGEIDRQRSTHLLN, from the coding sequence ATGTCCCCTTATCAGTTGGTCTATggcaaagcctgtcacttgccagttgaGCTGGAGCATAAAGTTTACTGGGCAATCAGGTATTTGAATCTTGATTCAGAAGCTGCAGGAATCAAGCGAATGCTTCAGTTGAATGAGCTTGATGAATTCAGATATTCAGCCTATGAGAATGCCAAGCTCTATAAGGAGAGAACCAAGCTACTGCATGACAAAAAAATTGCcatcagagtctttgagccaggacaaaaagtacTTCTatataattcaaggctcaaattcttTCCCGGGAAGCTGATATCCCGGTGGTCAGGACCGTTTGTGGTTACCAGAGCTTCACCATATGGTCATGTAGAAATACAGGAAGAGAATTCTGACAGAAAATTTACAGCGAATGGCCAGAGGTTGAAGCACTATCTTGGAGGTGAGATTGATCGCCAAAGATCCACTCATCTGCTGAACTAA